From Candidatus Bathyarchaeota archaeon:
CATGTTGGAACTGGTTTTTTTTGCTTTCCAGCCTTTGCCAGTCTACGTTTTCTTGCAGTTGGCTTGTTTCTTGCCACGGTTATTTTCTCCTTATTTTTATGTCTCGACGTTGAGACTGTAATCGGGCTAATATTTCTTTCAGCTGGTTGTCGGCTACGGGGATTTTTAGGCGTCCTGTTTGAGCGAGTTGTATGAGTTGGAGTTCGATTT
This genomic window contains:
- a CDS encoding 50S ribosomal protein L39e, which translates into the protein MARNKPTARKRRLAKAGKQKKPVPTWVVAKTLGRVRRHPKSKHWRRSKLRA